A genomic segment from Candidatus Poribacteria bacterium encodes:
- a CDS encoding tetratricopeptide repeat protein has protein sequence MKYIILFCVVLTTAVDVGLADVSDHLIRGDIYRMKGELEPARFEYERALKLDPNNVYAHNWLGWIYAKEERYSEAIGEFNRSISISKDDPFPFLWKGIILLRLERVEDAKGEFERVIELDPEDHRAHYFLGFIYALKGDVRKAVRHLDKAVSLDPNEPDMLCRLAKLYSNLSMPYTALLLYRKAIRRNRRYIQAYNELGWIYHNLGYERLAVETWEQSLKVNPNQITARRNLAKFYNESAWRKYRRGELRSAIQDWRRALRYQPDDKAAKFYLSQINQRR, from the coding sequence ATGAAATACATCATCCTTTTCTGCGTTGTCTTAACGACGGCGGTTGACGTCGGACTCGCCGACGTCAGCGATCACCTCATAAGAGGGGACATATATCGGATGAAAGGGGAGCTCGAACCGGCGAGGTTCGAATACGAGAGGGCCTTGAAGCTGGACCCGAACAACGTCTACGCGCACAACTGGCTCGGATGGATATACGCCAAGGAGGAGAGATATTCAGAGGCGATAGGGGAGTTCAACCGCTCGATCTCCATCTCCAAGGACGACCCGTTCCCCTTCCTGTGGAAGGGTATCATCCTGCTGAGGCTCGAGAGGGTCGAGGATGCTAAGGGGGAGTTCGAGAGGGTGATCGAGCTCGATCCGGAGGACCACAGGGCACATTACTTCCTGGGGTTCATATACGCTCTGAAGGGCGATGTGAGGAAGGCGGTCAGACATCTCGATAAGGCCGTATCCCTCGATCCTAATGAGCCGGACATGCTCTGTCGTCTGGCGAAGCTCTACTCCAACCTGTCGATGCCCTACACCGCCCTGCTCCTCTACCGCAAGGCGATAAGGCGTAACAGGAGATACATCCAGGCATATAACGAGCTGGGATGGATATACCATAACCTCGGATACGAGAGGCTGGCCGTTGAGACCTGGGAGCAGAGCCTGAAGGTCAATCCGAATCAGATAACGGCCAGGCGAAACCTGGCGAAATTCTACAACGAATCGGCTTGGCGGAAATACCGGAGAGGGGAGCTGAGATCCGCGATCCAGGATTGGCGAAGGGCTCTCCGATATCAGCCGGACGATAAAGCGGCTAAATTCTATCTTAGTCAAATAAACCAACGGAGGTAA
- a CDS encoding alpha-mannosidase, translating into MRRGVIHVIPQSHIDVAWLWRYDPETIHRCCKPTFSLALDNMDRYPDYTFSQSQVPLYQATEEVYPKLFERIRRYIGEGRWEIVGGMYVEFEGGEPCGESLVRQCVMGKRYFLEKFGLDVTTGWQEDAWSHPWQLPQILRKCGIDSYMFKRGGKGERLFWWQSPDGSKVLAYNSHVSREPSQSWIDLLSEMRKRYGVDRAMIRIGRGDHGGGPTPEEIEAIKRFAEKAPPEIEVKFSTFREFVDSILAQNPDLPVLNDELGFELVGDLTNCGEIKRNNRLCENLLLTAERFRSIASILFGEPYPSEELYESWKKLLFNQFHDIIGGSGIPPVCRDALRFYEIIRESGERLLRDSLSIILKNIKTDGEGMPLIVVNPLPWERTDLAEIEIQLSEGRDEIQLLDEDGNRVPIQIVERREEKDRRFLRFIFIAERVPSLGYRTYRVVGGEGKISYPNPFSVEGLKVQNEFFSIEVDPDTGCLRSLLDRRDEREVLGASGRGNTLIAIEDEGDSEGRFVKGSDTIARPPGKAWDIISHPSIEICEEGPVRAKIRISRKFRNSSFTQEIMLYSKIERVDFNLIVDWHDIHWMIKVAFPLNVEDPEVTYNTAYGSVTRPADGLEYSAQKWVDLSTPGYGIALLNNARYGHDVEGNTVRMSVLRSPTEPAYNTDEGVHLIGYSLYPHSGGWREAGVMRRGYEFNYPLIALVEDNHPGDLPPSFSFLEVRPDNLIVEVLKRAYDSDEFILRLYEIHGESCEASIKLPCEISSACQTDLMERETGDVEFEDGILKVQMSPYEIKTIKFSPRAG; encoded by the coding sequence ATGAGACGGGGTGTTATTCACGTCATCCCTCAGTCACATATAGATGTCGCCTGGCTCTGGAGATACGACCCGGAGACCATACACAGGTGTTGCAAACCGACCTTCTCACTTGCCCTTGATAACATGGACAGATACCCGGACTACACCTTCTCTCAGAGCCAGGTTCCGCTCTATCAGGCGACTGAGGAGGTATATCCGAAGCTGTTCGAGAGGATAAGGAGATACATAGGGGAGGGACGGTGGGAGATAGTCGGCGGGATGTATGTGGAGTTCGAGGGAGGAGAACCGTGTGGCGAGTCGCTGGTGAGACAGTGTGTTATGGGCAAAAGGTATTTCCTTGAGAAGTTCGGCCTTGATGTCACCACCGGCTGGCAGGAGGACGCATGGAGCCATCCATGGCAACTTCCGCAGATCCTCAGGAAATGCGGGATCGATTCATACATGTTCAAACGTGGGGGGAAGGGCGAGAGGCTGTTCTGGTGGCAGTCGCCCGATGGATCTAAGGTGCTGGCGTATAACTCACATGTCTCCAGGGAACCATCTCAATCCTGGATCGATCTCCTATCCGAGATGAGGAAACGATATGGCGTTGATAGAGCGATGATCAGAATAGGAAGGGGAGATCACGGCGGCGGACCCACTCCTGAGGAGATCGAGGCGATCAAGAGGTTCGCCGAAAAAGCCCCGCCCGAAATAGAGGTGAAGTTCAGCACATTCAGGGAATTTGTGGACTCGATACTCGCTCAAAACCCCGATCTGCCCGTCTTAAACGACGAGCTGGGGTTCGAACTCGTGGGCGACCTGACCAACTGCGGCGAGATAAAGAGGAACAACCGCCTGTGCGAGAACCTCCTGTTGACGGCGGAGAGGTTTCGCTCCATAGCCTCCATCCTGTTCGGAGAACCTTACCCGTCAGAGGAGCTATACGAATCCTGGAAGAAACTCCTTTTCAATCAGTTCCACGACATCATCGGCGGAAGCGGCATACCGCCCGTCTGCAGGGATGCCCTCAGGTTTTACGAGATAATCAGGGAGTCAGGCGAGAGATTGCTCCGGGATTCGCTCTCCATCATCCTGAAAAATATAAAGACCGATGGGGAGGGAATGCCCCTGATCGTCGTGAATCCGCTTCCGTGGGAGAGGACGGACCTCGCCGAGATTGAGATTCAGCTCTCGGAGGGACGGGATGAGATTCAGCTCCTCGATGAGGATGGCAACCGTGTTCCGATTCAGATCGTCGAAAGGCGAGAGGAGAAGGATAGGCGGTTCCTGAGGTTCATCTTCATCGCCGAGAGGGTTCCCTCGCTCGGATACAGGACATATCGGGTTGTGGGGGGAGAGGGGAAGATAAGCTATCCCAACCCGTTCTCAGTTGAGGGGCTAAAGGTTCAAAACGAGTTTTTCAGCATTGAGGTTGATCCCGATACGGGCTGTTTGAGAAGCCTCCTCGATAGGAGAGACGAAAGGGAGGTTCTGGGGGCATCCGGTAGGGGAAATACGCTCATCGCCATCGAAGATGAGGGGGATTCAGAGGGGAGGTTCGTGAAAGGGAGCGATACTATCGCAAGACCACCTGGAAAAGCTTGGGATATCATCTCCCACCCTTCGATAGAGATATGCGAGGAGGGCCCCGTCAGAGCCAAGATAAGGATAAGTAGGAAGTTCAGAAACTCAAGCTTCACCCAGGAGATCATGTTATATTCCAAGATAGAACGGGTGGACTTCAACCTCATCGTCGATTGGCACGATATCCACTGGATGATAAAGGTCGCTTTCCCACTGAACGTTGAGGATCCGGAGGTGACCTACAACACAGCATACGGGAGCGTCACCCGACCGGCGGATGGGCTTGAATACTCAGCGCAAAAGTGGGTCGACCTCTCCACCCCTGGATATGGAATCGCCCTGCTCAACAACGCGAGATACGGACATGATGTAGAAGGCAACACCGTCAGGATGAGCGTTCTCCGCAGCCCCACGGAGCCCGCTTACAACACAGATGAGGGGGTTCACCTGATCGGATACTCCCTCTATCCGCATTCAGGAGGATGGAGGGAGGCGGGGGTTATGCGAAGGGGATATGAGTTCAACTATCCGCTGATCGCCCTCGTGGAGGATAATCATCCCGGCGACCTTCCGCCGAGCTTCTCCTTCCTTGAGGTCAGGCCTGATAACCTGATCGTCGAGGTTCTTAAGAGGGCCTATGACTCGGATGAGTTCATCCTGAGGCTTTACGAGATCCACGGTGAAAGCTGTGAGGCTTCGATCAAGCTCCCATGTGAGATAAGCTCTGCCTGCCAGACCGACCTCATGGAGAGGGAAACGGGGGATGTTGAGTTTGAAGATGGGATTTTAAAGGTTCAGATGAGCCCCTATGAGATAAAAACGATCAAGTTCTCGCCGAGGGCAGGATGA
- a CDS encoding caspase family protein, protein MMRKFICVLFLLIFFPLTYADEPILVIDSKGHVERVWDLIFTGSGDRLISAGEDKVVRIWDVRSGELARTLRGQIGPGPEGKICAAALSPDGSLLAVGGFFDKPDGLNVGKIRIFDTSSSQIVRILKGHLDVTLDLQFSPDGSTLASSGSDCTVRIWDVKSGELIHTLGDHQDPVYSISFSPDGTKLVSACYDGMVRLWDVRRGDLIRRMKGHGGKVRVVSYSPDGTLIASGGFDGRVLLWDGRTGRFIREFARAKEGVNSPITALAFSPSGDLLAFSSYGRGVIIRAIKSGKDVAELPERYVMSLAISPDGKLIALGENSGRITIRSLPGGKLKMRFESVGILPSSLAWSYDGRKVAFGRSDGDLELYFDFDELSLEGISRSTDIRWIEPVTRWGEMSLEWGSGACQLDVFYRGHKSVSINTDPYVDGGITCFAFTPKGDVVVGAAFSLALYDGRTGGRIRRFIGHTGRITAVVPSPDGRFLASASTDRTVRIWNVERGELLLSLFVTKRRDWICWSSEGYYASSASGDRFIGWQVNRGRGNAAEYYYAHQFKGKFYRPDIVKLAFAEGSVEAAMRSKEAVVPAGGISSMLPPEVQILHPKDGAVLKSSPITLRLKIISRRGARLASTIMLFVNGRPVIGRDLKLTPTGVRSSKQVVEKEVPLVEGENVISAMVATGNSSSLPVSVTVTYLPENVLVKPTLYILAIGVSGYPRKEWRLNFADEDAKSFVRFFKGQEGKLYGKVEAKLLVESEATRDNILDGLEWLSRSATQRDVVMVFISGHGVQDERGNYYFFPHDGNLDHLLRSGVRWYDFQETLSSFPCKVILFVDTCHAGAVSGRKGVRMDDMIRDLVSEESGVVVMAASTGREVSVELPDRKHGAFTFALIEGLNGKADLNGDEAVYLTELDAYLTDRVKELTKGTQHPTTQKPTTIRSFPLASIDK, encoded by the coding sequence ATGATGCGTAAATTCATCTGTGTTTTGTTTCTCCTCATATTCTTCCCCCTCACATATGCGGACGAACCCATACTCGTCATAGACTCAAAGGGGCACGTGGAAAGGGTCTGGGACCTCATCTTCACCGGCTCGGGGGATAGGCTCATATCTGCGGGCGAGGATAAGGTCGTGAGGATCTGGGATGTGCGCTCAGGGGAGCTCGCCCGAACGCTCAGGGGACAGATAGGCCCGGGACCTGAGGGGAAGATCTGCGCCGCTGCCCTCTCACCCGACGGATCGTTGCTGGCCGTCGGGGGCTTCTTCGATAAACCGGATGGCCTGAACGTGGGGAAGATAAGGATCTTCGATACATCCTCATCTCAGATCGTCAGGATACTCAAAGGACATCTGGATGTGACCCTGGATCTGCAGTTCAGCCCCGATGGATCCACGCTGGCATCATCCGGATCTGACTGTACCGTTCGCATCTGGGACGTTAAAAGCGGTGAGCTGATCCATACCCTGGGCGATCACCAGGACCCTGTCTATTCGATCTCCTTCTCGCCGGACGGAACCAAACTCGTATCAGCATGCTACGACGGGATGGTGAGGCTATGGGATGTCCGAAGGGGTGATCTGATAAGGAGGATGAAAGGCCACGGAGGAAAGGTGAGGGTTGTCTCATATAGTCCCGACGGCACTCTCATCGCCTCCGGGGGATTCGACGGAAGGGTGTTGCTGTGGGACGGCAGGACGGGGAGGTTTATCCGAGAGTTTGCGAGAGCTAAGGAGGGTGTCAACAGCCCTATAACTGCCCTTGCATTTTCCCCCTCCGGCGACCTGCTCGCCTTCAGTTCATACGGCAGAGGGGTTATTATCAGGGCGATCAAATCGGGCAAGGATGTGGCGGAGCTCCCCGAACGGTATGTCATGTCCCTCGCGATCAGCCCCGACGGCAAGCTCATAGCGCTGGGCGAAAATTCGGGGAGGATCACCATACGATCCCTCCCCGGCGGGAAGCTGAAAATGAGGTTTGAAAGCGTCGGCATACTCCCCTCTAGCCTCGCCTGGAGCTACGACGGGAGAAAGGTGGCCTTCGGGAGATCGGACGGCGATCTAGAGCTATACTTCGATTTCGACGAGCTTTCCCTCGAAGGCATATCCCGCTCCACGGACATCCGATGGATCGAACCGGTGACGAGATGGGGGGAGATGAGCCTGGAATGGGGAAGCGGGGCCTGTCAACTGGATGTGTTCTACAGAGGTCACAAATCCGTCAGCATAAACACCGACCCATATGTGGATGGGGGGATCACCTGTTTCGCCTTCACGCCTAAGGGAGATGTGGTAGTGGGTGCCGCCTTCTCGCTGGCCTTATACGATGGGCGGACAGGAGGAAGAATCCGCAGGTTCATCGGACACACCGGCAGGATAACCGCCGTAGTGCCGTCTCCTGACGGCAGATTTCTCGCCTCAGCCTCCACCGACAGGACCGTCAGGATATGGAATGTGGAGAGAGGCGAACTGCTGCTATCCCTCTTCGTCACGAAGAGACGGGATTGGATCTGCTGGTCGTCTGAGGGCTATTACGCCTCCTCGGCCTCAGGCGACAGGTTTATCGGATGGCAGGTGAACAGGGGTAGAGGAAACGCCGCCGAATATTACTACGCTCACCAGTTCAAGGGGAAGTTCTATCGCCCCGACATAGTGAAGCTCGCCTTCGCGGAGGGGAGCGTCGAAGCAGCGATGAGATCGAAGGAGGCGGTCGTCCCGGCGGGAGGGATATCCTCGATGCTGCCGCCTGAGGTCCAGATACTCCATCCCAAGGACGGGGCCGTGTTGAAAAGCTCCCCCATCACCCTCCGCCTGAAGATCATCAGCCGGAGGGGAGCGCGGTTAGCTTCCACCATCATGCTCTTCGTCAACGGCAGACCTGTTATCGGGCGAGATCTTAAGCTCACCCCTACAGGTGTAAGATCATCCAAGCAGGTGGTGGAAAAGGAGGTGCCGCTCGTTGAGGGAGAGAACGTGATATCGGCGATGGTGGCTACCGGAAACTCCTCCTCCCTGCCAGTCAGCGTCACGGTAACTTATCTGCCCGAAAACGTACTCGTCAAACCCACTCTCTACATCCTCGCCATCGGGGTGAGCGGATATCCGAGGAAGGAGTGGAGGCTGAACTTCGCCGATGAGGACGCTAAAAGCTTCGTCAGGTTTTTCAAGGGACAGGAGGGAAAGCTTTACGGAAAGGTTGAGGCCAAGCTGTTGGTCGAATCGGAGGCAACCAGGGATAACATACTCGACGGGCTTGAATGGTTGTCCAGATCGGCAACTCAGAGGGATGTGGTTATGGTCTTCATCTCCGGTCATGGCGTTCAGGATGAGAGGGGGAACTACTATTTCTTCCCCCATGATGGCAATCTCGATCACCTGTTGCGGAGCGGGGTGAGATGGTATGACTTTCAAGAGACGCTGAGCTCGTTCCCGTGCAAGGTGATCCTGTTCGTGGATACCTGTCACGCCGGAGCCGTTTCAGGAAGGAAAGGAGTGAGGATGGACGACATGATAAGAGATCTCGTGAGCGAGGAGAGCGGGGTGGTGGTCATGGCGGCCTCGACCGGAAGAGAGGTCTCAGTGGAGCTGCCCGATCGTAAACACGGCGCTTTTACCTTCGCCTTGATAGAGGGCTTGAACGGAAAGGCTGATCTGAACGGAGATGAAGCCGTGTATTTGACAGAACTGGACGCCTATCTGACCGATCGAGTGAAGGAACTGACCAAAGGCACTCAACATCCCACCACCCAGAAGCCGACGACAATTAGGTCATTCCCACTGGCGTCGATCGACAAATAG